AGGCGCATGACCCTAGTTTAAAAGGGAAACCGATTGCAATTGCAGGCAACCCAAAGGAGCGTCGGGGAATATTAGTGACATGTTCATATGAGGCGAGGGCGCTTGGCGTTTATACGACAATGACGGTACATGAAGCGAAACGAAAATGTCCAGATCTGTTGTTGCTACCACCAGATTTTCAAAAATATCGTGAGGCTTCTAAAGCGATGTTTGCTATTTTAAGAAGCTATACAGAACTGGTGGAGCCAGTATCAATTGATGAAGGCTATATGGATGTAACGCTGTTAAGTAAGGAACGCCATGCACTTCAAATTGCCCAGGAAATACAAACTCGTTTATTAACAGAGTTGGATTTACCTTGCTCTATTGGTGTTGCCCCTAATAAGTTTTTAGCCAAAACAGCATCAGATATGAAAAAACCGATGGGTATCACAGTGTTAAGGCTACGGGATATTGAACAAGTGCTTTGGCCACTTGAAGTAGTCAAAATGCATGGTATTGGTGAAAGTACAGCCAAAAAGTTAAATGACCAAGGTATTTTTACAATCGGCAATTTGGCTATGGTTGAGGAACATACAATCAAGCATATTTTAGGTAAAAATGGGGTTAGACTGCGTGCAAGAGCAAATGGAATCGATACAAGAGAAGTTGACCCAATTGCCATTTATGATACAAAAAGTGTCGGCAATTCTACGACATTGCCGCAAGATGTAACCGATATTCGACTACTGCATAAAACAATCGATGGGCTGTGCAAAAAAGTAGCAGAACGACTCGATGCGAAACGTCTAGCAGGTTCCACAGTTAGTATACAAATACGTGGTGCTGATTGGCACAATCATACACGCTCAAAGTCGATGACGAATGTAATTTATCGCTTTGAAGATATTTTTGAGATTGCCTGTGCGCTCTTTGATAAACATTGGGACGAGTCGCCTGTTCGGTTACTCGGTGTTACTGTTTCGAATGTAGTTGATCGAAAAGATTATAGTCAACAGCTGTCTATTTTCAATTTTGAAGAGCATGTAAAAGACGAGCCTATATTAAAGGTAGTGGATGAGATTGAAGGGCGCTTTGGGAAAGGCATCATTAAACGAGGTGTTGATATAGGTAAACGATCTTCTTATCAATCACAAACAAGCTTTAGTAAAGATTTTTTAGACGATCACGAATAGGAGTGGACCTAAGACCAAAAGGGGCATTACGTTCAACGTAAACCCCCATCTGCGCCTTTTATTTCATCGGATTAATAATTCCGTAAAAAACAATATCTTCAAATGAGTCATTTTTATAAATGTGATCTTTAAGCGTACCTTCATATTGCATACCACATTTCTCCATAATCTTTCCAGAAGCGGGATTTGATTTAAAATAGCGAGCGTAAACACGATGGTAGTTTTTCTCTGTAAACACAAAGTCGATTAGTGCCTTGGCTGCTTCCGTTGCATAGCCATTGCCCCAATGCTCCTCACCAATCCAATAGGCGATTTCGCCATTTTTGTATTGTTGATGATTTGAAATACCGATTGCCCCATATAACTGACCACTTTGTTTGTCTGTAATCGCAAATTCATACATTTTATCTAAGTCATAGTGCTTTTCATGATTTGCAATCCATGTAAGAGCACAATTTAATGAATATGGATAAGGTAAATTCAACGTGCTTTTGTATATATTGTAATTGTTACAATAATTACTGACTTCTTGCGCATCCGTTTCTTTAAAAAGACGTAGCAGTAGACGATCTGTTTCTAGTGTTTTTTCAGTTTTACTATAAATCATGTTATTCCTCCTATTCTTCCAGTTATTTAATGCTATGAAAAAGTAGTATAACACGTATTATGGTTATTTTGTATAATTAAGGAAAATTAATTTTGTGTTTTACTAGAAAATGATTGTTAAAACAATTAACATTTTTGTTCATAACAAAAAATAAAATAAGTGAATAATTAGCAAACCTATATGGCACATTAACATATAGGAGGTGGAAGAAAAATGTCTAAAATTATCGGTGTCGAACAATCATTATCAAATGTTGAAAATGCTTTAAAAGCAAAAGGTTATGAAGTGATTCAGCTTCGTAATGAAGAGGATGCAAAAAAATGCGATGCTTGCGTAATAACAGGGCAAGACAGAGATGTTATGGGAATTAGCGATCCTTTAATGGCAGGACCTGTTATCGATGCGGCTGGGCTTTCTGCTGATGAAGTAATACAACGTGTAGATCATTATTTCCACTAAATATGGCAAAGGGTGCTGTTTTTGAAGTCTGAAGTGACTTCAGAGCGGCGCCTTTTAATTTCATTTCTGAAGTACTATTCATAATATCTTTATAACAGCATTTCCTTTATAATTATCACTAGCTACATATTTTTAACAATCATGGGTAGACATAAGGGGAGAGAATGAAATGGAAATACTTCACGCGACTATGGATGAATTAGAAGAAGTAACAGTGCTATTTGATGAATACCGCCAGTTTTATGGACTTGAATCAGATAGAAGTAGTGCTAAAGCATTTATCCAATTACGAATGGCTTTAAAAGAATCCATTATTTTTATTGCTGTAGTAAATGGAAAAACGATTGGCTTCGTACAATTATATCCAACTTTTTCATCTATCGCATTACAGCGTGCATATATATTAAATGATATATATGTAACGGACGATGCTAGAGGCCAAGGGGTGGGCAAAGCATTGATGGAGAAGGTGTTTCAATATTGTGAGCAACAAGATGCACGGTATGTTACGCTTCAAACGGCTACAGATAATGTTCATGCACGAAAGTTATATGAAAATCTTAATATGAAACAAGATCAATATTGTAATTATGTTAAGTATTTTAATTAAGAATAAGCATCTCATCCATTTTGGATGAAGATGCTTTTTTGTATTGTATTTACGATAGAGTAATAGGTTTCAAGACGTAAGTTACAAATAATTAAAAGGATTTTAGAAACATTTGTAAAATATATATATTAATAACTTTAAAGGAGGGCAGACAATCATAATAAGAACTAGAGGGATTCCAACAATTTATACAATGTCCGTTGGAATCACTATATAAACTAAAAGGAGCAAAATATGAAAGCTATCGTATTTGATTTTGATGGAACATTGGCGAATACTTTACCAATTTGTTATTATGCTTTTCAAAAAGTATTTAAAGACTATGATAATAAGGATCTTACTGCAAATGAGATTAAGGAAATGTTTGGTCCTTCTGAAACAGGTATTATTATAAATAATCTCTCAAATCCTAATAAGGAAGAAGCTATCGAATATTACTATGCTCAATATGCCGAATTACATAAAAGTTTAGTAGAAGTTAATCCTGAAATTCGTGAATTATTGACCTCTTTGAAAGAGGCAAATATAAAAATAGGAATTTTCACGGGAAAGGCAAAAAGAAGCTTGGATATCTCTCTAAAAGCATTAGTATGGAAGGGCTGTTTGATGTCATCATAACTGGTGATGATGTATTAAAACCTAAACCTGATCCAGAGGGTTTAGTTAAAGCATTATCTCTTTTAGAGGTTGAAAATTTTGAGGCGGTTTATATTGGAGATAGTGATGCTGATATCGTGGCAGGTTTGCAAGCGAATGTTTATACGATTGGCGTACAATGGTTACCCGAATACCAAACAGAAGAGTTCAACGAACAACCAAATTCAATCATAAAAAGTGTCACCGAATTCAAGCAGTCCTTAAAAGTAGGGATTTTATGAGTTACCAATGGTTGGAATGGGCAAAAAAAATACAAGCATTATCTCAAGCGGGCTTAACTTTTTCTAAGGATATGTATGATATCGAGCGTTATGAGGAATTACGTAACATTAGTGCAGAGATTATGTCACATAACACTGAACTTGACATGACAAAAATTAAGGACTTATTTACGAATGAAACAGGTTATCAAACGCCGAAAGTGGATGTTCGTGGTGTCGTTTTTAAAAAT
The genomic region above belongs to Lysinibacillus sp. FSL W8-0992 and contains:
- a CDS encoding DNA polymerase IV, which produces MEHKGRIIFHVDMNSFYASVEQAHDPSLKGKPIAIAGNPKERRGILVTCSYEARALGVYTTMTVHEAKRKCPDLLLLPPDFQKYREASKAMFAILRSYTELVEPVSIDEGYMDVTLLSKERHALQIAQEIQTRLLTELDLPCSIGVAPNKFLAKTASDMKKPMGITVLRLRDIEQVLWPLEVVKMHGIGESTAKKLNDQGIFTIGNLAMVEEHTIKHILGKNGVRLRARANGIDTREVDPIAIYDTKSVGNSTTLPQDVTDIRLLHKTIDGLCKKVAERLDAKRLAGSTVSIQIRGADWHNHTRSKSMTNVIYRFEDIFEIACALFDKHWDESPVRLLGVTVSNVVDRKDYSQQLSIFNFEEHVKDEPILKVVDEIEGRFGKGIIKRGVDIGKRSSYQSQTSFSKDFLDDHE
- a CDS encoding GNAT family N-acetyltransferase; translation: MIYSKTEKTLETDRLLLRLFKETDAQEVSNYCNNYNIYKSTLNLPYPYSLNCALTWIANHEKHYDLDKMYEFAITDKQSGQLYGAIGISNHQQYKNGEIAYWIGEEHWGNGYATEAAKALIDFVFTEKNYHRVYARYFKSNPASGKIMEKCGMQYEGTLKDHIYKNDSFEDIVFYGIINPMK
- a CDS encoding YkuS family protein is translated as MSKIIGVEQSLSNVENALKAKGYEVIQLRNEEDAKKCDACVITGQDRDVMGISDPLMAGPVIDAAGLSADEVIQRVDHYFH
- a CDS encoding GNAT family N-acetyltransferase encodes the protein MEILHATMDELEEVTVLFDEYRQFYGLESDRSSAKAFIQLRMALKESIIFIAVVNGKTIGFVQLYPTFSSIALQRAYILNDIYVTDDARGQGVGKALMEKVFQYCEQQDARYVTLQTATDNVHARKLYENLNMKQDQYCNYVKYFN